In Anaerolineales bacterium, one DNA window encodes the following:
- a CDS encoding WD40 repeat domain-containing protein, with protein sequence MKFLQASLIVFLSFFVIGCTSNLSPQPTQTETRPTPTAKPTSTSTPSPTATIEPSILESYSHVFAYADGEKIIFLDKETRQIAEITSGTGWVSDFKVSPDNDWIIYSSRNGTNIVLDIKRIGHFKSTSFAIDSQTIIYFDWISSTEFVVLTDKAYYLGSLDGSKKQIGKDINLALSSSSMFNRFSVIKSPTNNNFLLLRNTQQGDTGEQGCNVYFLMHDNGTLQELFKEENSYCGFDESLSWSPDGNFAGINYEVSSGGAGWHSTYILDLNSGELIYANEDDALYPFREISWSPDGAYFSYIKKSFTIVIQTNDLISGEVVLEHRTAAIPLQKLFWSPNGRYLMYGRAPNYMYIFDTPIKESAIVPLYDIPRINDYADYWWSSNSDGIFIINGDFNKLGGVYWYSMDTKQIEKVGDLVKYSPKPYLPNIIVKKSQNTSFSSIFINTYNPQDETRTYNLYLLDEENLKISSAIMLNNPVYPPPFVWVK encoded by the coding sequence ATGAAATTTCTACAAGCGTCCCTCATCGTCTTTTTATCTTTTTTTGTTATTGGTTGCACCTCAAATTTATCACCTCAACCAACTCAAACCGAGACAAGACCAACTCCAACCGCCAAACCGACATCAACGAGTACACCGTCCCCTACCGCTACGATTGAACCATCCATACTAGAAAGTTACTCTCATGTTTTTGCTTATGCAGATGGTGAAAAGATAATCTTCTTAGACAAAGAAACACGCCAAATTGCTGAAATTACGAGTGGAACGGGATGGGTAAGTGATTTTAAAGTTTCACCTGATAATGATTGGATCATTTATTCATCGCGCAATGGCACAAATATAGTTCTCGATATTAAAAGGATAGGACACTTTAAAAGTACTAGTTTTGCAATCGATTCTCAAACTATTATCTATTTTGATTGGATTTCTAGCACAGAATTTGTTGTATTAACTGACAAAGCATATTATTTGGGTTCATTAGATGGCTCAAAAAAACAAATAGGCAAAGATATCAATCTTGCTCTATCATCTTCTTCAATGTTTAACAGATTTTCTGTAATTAAATCCCCAACAAACAACAACTTTTTACTTCTTAGAAATACACAACAAGGGGATACGGGGGAACAGGGTTGTAATGTGTATTTTCTTATGCACGATAATGGAACACTACAAGAGTTGTTTAAAGAAGAAAATAGCTATTGCGGATTTGACGAATCCCTAAGTTGGTCACCTGATGGAAATTTTGCTGGAATTAATTATGAGGTAAGTAGTGGGGGGGCTGGTTGGCACTCTACCTATATTTTGGACCTAAACTCTGGAGAATTAATTTACGCCAATGAAGATGATGCACTATATCCTTTCAGAGAAATATCATGGTCGCCAGATGGGGCATATTTCTCATATATAAAAAAGTCTTTTACAATTGTTATTCAAACGAACGATCTTATTTCTGGCGAAGTGGTTTTAGAACATAGAACTGCCGCCATACCGCTTCAAAAATTATTTTGGTCACCTAATGGGCGTTATTTAATGTACGGAAGAGCGCCTAACTATATGTACATATTTGATACTCCTATAAAAGAGAGTGCCATAGTACCACTCTATGATATTCCAAGAATAAATGACTATGCAGACTATTGGTGGTCATCAAATTCCGACGGTATCTTCATTATCAATGGAGATTTCAATAAATTAGGTGGGGTGTATTGGTATTCAATGGACACAAAGCAGATAGAAAAAGTTGGCGATTTAGTGAAATATTCTCCAAAACCCTATTTACCTAATATTATCGTAAAGAAATCACAAAATACTAGTTTTTCAAGTATATTCATTAATACATATAATCCCCAAGATGAGACGAGAACCTACAATTTGTATTTACTTGATGAAGAAAATTTGAAAATTTCTTCTGCTATCATGTTAAACAATCCTGTCTATCCTCCACCCTTTGTATGGGTAAAATAA
- a CDS encoding glutaredoxin domain-containing protein produces MQDAIIVYGHPTCPNLGPVKGLLTQSKVKFDYIDIHQDSVAAARVRAINNGNESVPTLVFPDGSTLTEPTVAELQTKLESLGYKVGLVAWLTGNFRIIFFIVVGVLIAVLIYVLRSLGVF; encoded by the coding sequence ATGCAAGACGCCATTATTGTCTACGGCCACCCAACCTGCCCTAACCTCGGACCGGTCAAAGGGCTACTAACACAATCGAAGGTCAAGTTTGATTATATTGACATCCATCAGGATAGTGTTGCCGCCGCTCGTGTTCGCGCTATCAATAACGGTAATGAAAGCGTACCTACACTCGTCTTTCCCGATGGTAGCACTCTGACTGAGCCAACTGTTGCAGAACTCCAGACTAAATTGGAATCCTTGGGATATAAAGTCGGTCTTGTCGCATGGTTGACTGGAAACTTTAGGATTATTTTTTTTATAGTTGTTGGTGTTCTGATCGCTGTTCTGATCTACGTGTTGCGCTCTCTCGGAGTTTTTTAG
- a CDS encoding cupin domain-containing protein, which produces MDNTTESQSSVPSVLHVLANDDQFGEHRGLGVSGITFKVTPKDNNDIFIIENTFHEKGGPAKHLHYDQDEWFYAVEGEFLLEVGQEQFRLKPGDSVLAPRKIPHVWAYTGGSRDRMLIAFMPAGKMEAFFREVTKANAMPPQNPELWRSHGMELLGPPLKV; this is translated from the coding sequence ATGGATAACACAACTGAATCTCAATCTAGCGTTCCGTCCGTGCTTCACGTTCTCGCAAACGATGACCAGTTCGGAGAGCATCGTGGTCTCGGCGTCAGTGGAATTACTTTCAAAGTAACGCCTAAAGACAACAACGACATTTTTATTATCGAAAATACATTCCATGAAAAAGGAGGCCCCGCCAAACACCTGCACTACGACCAAGATGAATGGTTTTATGCTGTTGAAGGCGAATTCCTTCTCGAAGTCGGTCAGGAGCAGTTCAGACTAAAACCTGGGGACTCGGTGCTTGCCCCTCGAAAGATTCCCCATGTGTGGGCATATACAGGTGGTAGTCGTGACAGAATGTTAATTGCCTTTATGCCAGCAGGGAAAATGGAAGCCTTTTTTCGAGAAGTTACCAAAGCAAATGCTATGCCACCCCAAAACCCTGAATTATGGCGTTCTCATGGCATGGAGTTACTTGGACCACCTTTGAAGGTGTAG
- a CDS encoding class I SAM-dependent methyltransferase: MENIDELKHKTEGSPAYKLSGAEVFISPGGFHYINHLDPVEDISPQIDGGGLSDEEVAYIEKSLQSNPGRVEHQMEAVQRHSGIEGKRVLDIGCGGGLFLAKIKYAGANVLGVELSDTRAYYAKTRHGFEVVKRTIEDEYWQAFHGTFDVVTLWDVIEHVNYPLGTLRSAVDMLKSGGILLIDTPCRDAFYHRFGEFTYKITRGKYPTFLNSMYSSKPFGHKQIFSLAEMKSALEMAGLEVVELRRFHELSFPYSFYLKKLVKSDLVVKLLLPFVTIFFMVFPIRNKMLAAGRRN, from the coding sequence ATGGAAAATATCGACGAGCTAAAACACAAAACGGAGGGTTCGCCCGCATATAAATTATCCGGCGCAGAGGTGTTCATCTCACCCGGCGGTTTCCACTATATCAACCATCTTGACCCCGTTGAAGATATATCCCCGCAGATCGACGGGGGCGGGCTGAGCGATGAAGAGGTGGCATACATCGAAAAGTCCCTGCAATCGAACCCCGGGCGGGTGGAACATCAGATGGAGGCGGTCCAGCGGCACAGCGGGATTGAAGGCAAACGCGTGCTGGATATCGGCTGCGGCGGCGGACTGTTCCTCGCGAAGATCAAGTATGCAGGCGCGAACGTGCTCGGCGTTGAATTGAGCGATACGCGGGCATATTACGCAAAGACCAGACACGGGTTTGAAGTTGTCAAACGCACCATTGAGGATGAATACTGGCAGGCATTCCACGGGACCTTCGATGTTGTCACGCTTTGGGATGTGATCGAGCATGTCAACTACCCGCTTGGGACACTGCGGTCCGCGGTGGACATGCTCAAGAGCGGCGGCATCCTGTTGATCGACACTCCCTGCCGCGATGCGTTCTATCACCGCTTTGGCGAATTTACATACAAGATCACGCGTGGGAAATATCCAACATTTTTGAACAGCATGTATTCCTCAAAACCATTCGGACACAAACAGATCTTCTCATTGGCAGAGATGAAGTCCGCGCTGGAGATGGCGGGGCTGGAGGTGGTGGAACTGCGGCGATTCCATGAATTATCCTTTCCGTACAGCTTCTATTTGAAGAAACTGGTCAAATCTGATCTTGTTGTAAAATTGCTCCTGCCGTTCGTAACCATCTTTTTTATGGTCTTCCCCATACGCAACAAAATGCTGGCGGCGGGGAGGAGGAATTAA
- a CDS encoding GNAT family N-acetyltransferase, whose amino-acid sequence MTNIITLRDVTQDDLPILFEHQLDPQAAKMAAFPSRDWDAFTAHWTKIMANEKVITKTILLDGQVAGSLACFEMDEKLEVGYWIGREFWGMGIASESLRQFLGQVSMRPLHAHVARHNIASQRVLQKCGFEVSGEDKWTPSPEIGEIEELIFLLR is encoded by the coding sequence TTGACGAATATAATCACCCTGCGAGATGTGACCCAGGATGACCTGCCTATTCTCTTCGAGCATCAACTGGACCCGCAGGCCGCCAAAATGGCCGCCTTTCCCTCCAGGGACTGGGATGCTTTCACAGCCCATTGGACGAAGATCATGGCGAATGAAAAGGTCATTACGAAAACCATACTACTTGACGGACAAGTGGCGGGCAGCCTCGCCTGTTTTGAAATGGACGAAAAACTTGAAGTGGGCTACTGGATCGGGAGGGAGTTTTGGGGCATGGGAATCGCCTCAGAATCACTGAGACAGTTCCTCGGTCAGGTTTCGATGCGCCCGCTGCATGCCCATGTCGCCAGGCATAATATCGCATCCCAACGGGTTTTGCAGAAATGTGGATTCGAAGTCAGCGGGGAAGACAAATGGACTCCCAGCCCGGAGATCGGCGAGATCGAGGAATTGATCTTCCTGTTAAGATGA
- the tpiA gene encoding triose-phosphate isomerase, with amino-acid sequence MRTPFVAGNWKMNKTVAETRDLVFQMGAKLRFVSGVEKVLCPPFMSLMAASSLIQGLGIGLGAQNMHWQVKGAFTGEVSPEMVKELCGYVILGHSERRAYFGETDEAVNRKLLAAQTFDLTPIVCVGETLEQYESNQTRKVVSNQTRLALSDVSPEFVPRIVVAYEPVWAIGTGRASTGEAANAVIKDFIRPVIAELYGEQTAQAVRVLYGGSVIAANAGEFFTQPDIDGALVGGASLKLEDFVAITQAAVK; translated from the coding sequence ATGCGAACACCATTTGTTGCCGGTAACTGGAAAATGAACAAGACCGTTGCGGAAACCCGTGACCTGGTCTTTCAGATGGGCGCGAAATTGCGCTTTGTCAGCGGTGTTGAAAAGGTTTTATGTCCGCCGTTCATGTCGTTGATGGCGGCTTCTTCCCTGATTCAAGGCTTGGGAATCGGGCTTGGCGCTCAAAACATGCACTGGCAGGTAAAGGGTGCGTTCACCGGCGAGGTTTCGCCGGAGATGGTGAAGGAGTTGTGCGGTTATGTCATCCTGGGCCACTCGGAGCGGCGCGCTTATTTCGGGGAGACGGACGAGGCGGTGAATCGGAAGCTGCTTGCCGCCCAGACATTCGACCTGACCCCCATCGTTTGCGTCGGCGAGACGCTGGAACAGTACGAATCAAATCAGACCCGCAAGGTGGTTTCCAATCAAACCCGCCTCGCTCTCAGCGACGTATCTCCCGAATTTGTCCCGCGCATTGTCGTTGCCTATGAACCTGTTTGGGCGATTGGAACAGGCAGGGCATCCACGGGAGAGGCGGCGAACGCCGTCATCAAGGATTTTATCCGCCCCGTGATCGCAGAGTTGTATGGCGAACAAACTGCGCAGGCCGTCCGTGTGTTATATGGCGGCTCCGTAATCGCTGCAAATGCGGGGGAATTTTTTACCCAGCCTGATATCGATGGCGCACTGGTGGGCGGCGCGAGTTTGAAGCTGGAAGATTTTGTTGCCATTACACAAGCCGCGGTGAAATAG
- a CDS encoding protein kinase encodes MSFNAGENIGPYQIIEQLGQGGMATVYKAYHAALDRYVALKVLHTAFHEDHTFTARFQREARVVARLEHPNIVPVYDFAEHQSRPYLVMKYIEGDTLKARLGQGELTSGEIEQVVNSVGSALGYAHEQGILHRDIKPSNVLLSTDGVMYIADFGLARIAQAGESTLSSDSIMGTPQYISPEQAMGKKELDAGTDIYSFAVMLYEMVVGQVPFSADTPFSIIHDHIYTPLPLPMDINPKVPESVQRVLLKALAKERKDRYATVAEMVNAFKDAWTEAGVPMQGTSITIRPAKLKSDEKKQGGEPAAGTVAAKRTARKRSPWMWVGMGMIAVLCCGVGLIGFRGNIRSFLGRPTAVVQATLPDVPNTQLPPTMVGNEAPQVAAAREQVGRNPSDPNAHLQLALALWDVNEVPPAMQELAQAANLAGPTNKDFFLSAALEFRQREAWVPAAGMYLRLAQIYRGEDSIPLEVHEGLNEAVYKSAGQKDMPTYVFFDRIDNVSLPLGYIARGRYALYHGEAADAKLQISNIEKVKPDMYEVFLLKAEFEMKVGSRTQARNILLSLSADLGAPEWVRLMAGEFLKTIE; translated from the coding sequence ATGTCCTTTAACGCTGGTGAAAATATCGGTCCGTATCAGATCATCGAGCAGCTGGGCCAGGGCGGCATGGCGACGGTGTACAAAGCCTACCATGCGGCGCTGGACCGCTACGTTGCCTTGAAAGTCCTGCATACCGCCTTTCATGAGGACCACACATTCACGGCGCGTTTTCAGCGGGAGGCGCGGGTGGTGGCCCGCTTGGAACACCCCAACATCGTACCGGTCTATGATTTTGCCGAACATCAATCACGGCCTTATTTGGTGATGAAGTACATCGAAGGTGATACCTTGAAAGCGCGCTTAGGTCAGGGGGAACTGACTTCGGGAGAGATCGAGCAGGTGGTGAATTCCGTCGGCTCGGCTTTGGGATATGCTCACGAGCAGGGCATCCTGCATCGTGACATCAAACCTTCCAACGTGCTGCTTTCCACGGACGGGGTGATGTACATAGCGGATTTTGGACTCGCGCGCATAGCGCAGGCGGGCGAGTCCACACTTTCATCAGATTCCATCATGGGCACGCCTCAATACATCTCGCCCGAACAGGCAATGGGTAAAAAGGAACTGGATGCCGGCACGGATATTTATTCTTTCGCAGTGATGTTGTATGAAATGGTGGTGGGGCAGGTCCCTTTTAGTGCGGATACGCCGTTCTCCATCATCCACGATCATATTTACACGCCCCTGCCTCTACCCATGGACATTAACCCCAAGGTGCCGGAGTCCGTCCAGCGGGTGTTGTTGAAGGCGCTGGCAAAGGAACGCAAGGACCGTTACGCGACCGTGGCGGAAATGGTCAATGCCTTCAAGGATGCGTGGACGGAAGCCGGTGTGCCCATGCAGGGGACATCCATTACCATACGCCCCGCGAAATTAAAAAGCGATGAAAAAAAACAGGGCGGTGAACCTGCTGCTGGAACCGTTGCAGCTAAACGTACGGCAAGGAAGCGTTCGCCGTGGATGTGGGTGGGGATGGGCATGATCGCCGTCCTTTGTTGCGGGGTTGGATTGATCGGATTTCGCGGCAATATCCGCAGTTTTCTTGGGCGGCCGACCGCCGTGGTCCAGGCGACTCTCCCCGATGTGCCAAATACCCAACTCCCCCCGACCATGGTAGGCAATGAGGCACCACAGGTAGCCGCTGCGCGCGAACAGGTTGGCAGGAATCCCAGCGACCCGAATGCTCATTTGCAGCTCGCGCTCGCGCTTTGGGACGTGAATGAAGTGCCGCCTGCCATGCAGGAACTCGCGCAGGCCGCGAATTTGGCGGGCCCGACGAACAAGGATTTTTTCCTGTCCGCCGCGCTCGAATTCAGGCAGCGCGAGGCCTGGGTGCCGGCCGCGGGGATGTACTTGCGTCTGGCGCAGATATATCGCGGGGAGGACAGCATCCCCCTGGAAGTTCATGAAGGATTGAACGAGGCGGTGTATAAATCCGCCGGGCAAAAGGATATGCCCACGTATGTCTTCTTTGACCGTATAGACAATGTCAGCCTGCCGCTTGGGTATATTGCCCGTGGACGATACGCGCTCTACCACGGCGAGGCGGCTGATGCGAAACTGCAGATATCCAATATCGAAAAAGTAAAGCCAGATATGTATGAAGTATTTTTGCTGAAGGCGGAGTTCGAGATGAAAGTGGGGAGCCGCACACAGGCAAGAAACATCCTGCTTTCGCTTTCCGCGGACCTCGGCGCGCCGGAATGGGTAAGGCTGATGGCGGGCGAATTTCTTAAGACCATCGAATAG
- a CDS encoding phosphoglycerate kinase, translated as MNKKTVKDIDLKGKRVLMRVDFNVPMADGKVTDDKRIRAALPTIQYVLDQGASLLLMSHLGRPKGGSDPAFSLRTASETLSTLIHRPVTMAPDCIGAEVEAIAKSLKPGDVVMLENTRFHAGEEKNDPELARQLASLGDVYVNDAFGSAHRAHSSTEGVARFLPAVSGFLMEQELEYLGKAVANPEHPYIAILGGAKISDKILVVETLASKCDKLIIGGGMANTFLAAKGLNMQDSLVEAEALETAKSLLGKLGDKLVLPVDAVIADKFEAEANSQVVDVDKIPAGWRMLDVGPKTIEMYNSTLAGAKLIVWNGPVGVFEMPKFAEGTFALAKLLAESEAVTVIGGGDSASAVKKAGLAKQMTHVSTGGGASLEFLEGKELPGVTALLDK; from the coding sequence ATGAATAAGAAAACCGTAAAAGATATCGACCTCAAAGGCAAACGCGTGCTCATGCGCGTGGATTTCAATGTCCCGATGGCGGATGGGAAGGTCACCGACGACAAGCGCATCCGCGCCGCATTGCCGACCATTCAATATGTGTTGGATCAGGGGGCTTCGTTGCTTTTGATGAGTCATTTGGGACGTCCCAAAGGCGGCTCAGACCCCGCTTTCAGCCTGCGCACTGCTTCGGAGACATTGTCCACGCTGATACATCGCCCTGTGACCATGGCTCCCGATTGCATCGGCGCGGAAGTGGAAGCCATCGCCAAGTCCCTCAAACCTGGTGATGTGGTCATGCTCGAAAACACCCGCTTCCATGCGGGTGAAGAGAAGAACGACCCCGAACTCGCCAGACAGTTGGCGTCGCTCGGCGACGTGTATGTCAATGACGCGTTTGGTTCCGCACATCGTGCCCATTCCTCCACGGAAGGCGTGGCGCGCTTCTTGCCAGCTGTCTCTGGTTTTTTGATGGAACAGGAACTGGAATATCTTGGCAAAGCCGTTGCCAATCCTGAACATCCCTATATTGCCATCCTTGGAGGGGCGAAGATCAGCGATAAGATTCTGGTCGTGGAAACGCTTGCGTCCAAATGCGACAAGCTCATCATCGGCGGCGGTATGGCGAACACCTTCCTTGCGGCGAAGGGACTGAACATGCAGGACAGCCTCGTCGAAGCCGAAGCGTTGGAGACTGCCAAATCCCTGCTCGGCAAATTGGGCGATAAACTTGTCCTGCCTGTGGATGCGGTCATCGCGGACAAGTTCGAAGCCGAAGCGAATTCACAAGTCGTGGATGTGGACAAGATCCCTGCTGGCTGGCGCATGTTGGATGTCGGACCGAAGACCATTGAGATGTACAACTCCACCCTGGCGGGCGCGAAACTTATCGTCTGGAACGGGCCCGTGGGTGTGTTCGAAATGCCGAAGTTTGCTGAAGGCACATTTGCCCTTGCCAAACTCCTCGCGGAATCCGAGGCGGTGACCGTCATCGGCGGCGGTGACTCAGCCAGCGCGGTCAAAAAGGCCGGCCTCGCCAAGCAGATGACGCACGTCTCCACGGGCGGTGGTGCATCACTTGAATTCCTCGAAGGCAAGGAACTGCCCGGCGTGACGGCGTTGCTGGATAAGTAA
- the gap gene encoding type I glyceraldehyde-3-phosphate dehydrogenase encodes MTVKVGINGFGRIGRQVLKAIRDMYPKELEVVAFNDIGDLKTMAHLLKYDSNYGRFNGQVEVADDGLLIDGKKIKAFKEMDPAAIPWGELGVDIVVESTGLFTIKEDGVNKKGKTVKGAVNHIKGGAKKVIISAPAEGEDLTIVLGVNEDQYDPKKHHIVSNASCTTNCLAPAAKVVHDKFTIKRGFMTTIHAYTNDQKILDLPHSDLRRARAAAMSIIPTTTGAAKAISLVIPDLKGKFDGYALRVPVSTVSIVDFTVELEKETTTEELRDLFRAVAKEPRFKGILQAVDEPLVSIDYKGDPHSSSVDLQFTMVLGKEKSNFVKVVTWYDNEWGYSCRTADLAAMMAKSL; translated from the coding sequence ATGACAGTAAAAGTTGGTATTAACGGATTTGGACGCATCGGACGCCAGGTTCTCAAGGCAATCCGCGATATGTACCCGAAAGAATTGGAAGTGGTCGCGTTCAACGACATCGGCGACCTGAAGACGATGGCGCACCTGCTCAAATACGACTCGAACTACGGGCGCTTCAACGGCCAAGTGGAAGTCGCCGACGACGGGCTCCTGATCGACGGAAAGAAGATCAAAGCCTTTAAAGAGATGGATCCTGCCGCCATTCCGTGGGGCGAACTCGGTGTGGATATCGTTGTCGAGTCCACGGGATTGTTCACCATCAAGGAAGACGGCGTGAACAAGAAGGGCAAGACCGTCAAGGGCGCGGTCAATCACATCAAGGGCGGCGCGAAGAAAGTCATCATTTCCGCTCCCGCTGAAGGTGAAGACCTGACCATCGTGTTGGGCGTGAACGAGGATCAATACGACCCAAAGAAACACCATATCGTTTCCAATGCGTCCTGCACCACGAACTGCCTTGCGCCTGCGGCTAAGGTCGTACACGACAAGTTCACTATCAAACGCGGATTCATGACCACCATCCACGCCTATACCAATGACCAGAAGATTCTCGACCTGCCCCACTCCGACCTGCGACGCGCACGTGCCGCGGCGATGAGCATCATCCCCACCACCACTGGTGCAGCGAAAGCCATCTCGCTGGTCATTCCTGACCTCAAGGGCAAGTTTGACGGTTATGCGCTGCGTGTACCGGTATCCACCGTGTCGATTGTGGATTTCACCGTCGAGCTTGAAAAGGAAACCACCACCGAGGAACTACGCGACCTCTTCCGTGCCGTGGCCAAGGAGCCGCGCTTCAAAGGCATTTTGCAGGCTGTCGATGAGCCGCTCGTCAGCATTGACTACAAGGGCGACCCGCACTCCTCCTCGGTGGACCTGCAGTTCACGATGGTGCTCGGCAAGGAAAAGAGCAACTTCGTCAAAGTGGTCACTTGGTACGATAACGAATGGGGCTACTCCTGCCGTACGGCCGATCTGGCGGCAATGATGGCGAAGAGCCTATAA
- a CDS encoding YvcK family protein, which yields MGTIIPYAIIRASERPARLTEPANPAIIIFMQNGLFTRTWQTLRGMPRWFRPGLGIKRWFVFVMLGITLLGLGFAVILIDLYRTDSTDQTLLAFLSYASLRFLPRIWRAVIFGGLGVGLVIYGILQLNRSLLRPFLRPGSDVFDQLTGFRRRERGPRIVAIGGGHGLSTLLRGLKEHTGNLTAIVTVADDGGSSGRLRESFGILPPGDIRNCLAALSNDEDMLTQLFQYRFSGSSDLEGHSFGNLFITALADITGSFEDAVVESGRVLSVNGRVLPSTLNNVKLIASMELPHSLNEVRVEGESRIPEMAGRVRRVWLEPDNAPAFPPAIKELLNADIIVVGPGSLYTSILPNLLVRDLLAGIHASRALKIYVCNIATQAGETDAFTCFDHVRALEGHVGEDLFDIILCNDNYEGDVGPASVWVRADERTLSDERTHCADLTDDGHPWRHDAVKLAQVIVDIFYERTGPLS from the coding sequence ATGGGCACAATTATACCGTACGCCATTATCCGAGCGTCCGAGCGTCCCGCGCGTTTGACTGAACCTGCCAACCCTGCTATCATCATTTTCATGCAAAACGGTCTTTTTACACGTACCTGGCAAACCCTGCGGGGCATGCCGCGCTGGTTTCGCCCGGGGTTGGGCATCAAGCGCTGGTTTGTTTTTGTCATGCTCGGCATCACATTGCTGGGGCTTGGTTTTGCCGTCATTTTGATCGATCTTTATCGCACAGATTCCACCGACCAGACTTTGCTTGCATTTCTCTCGTATGCATCCCTGCGATTTCTCCCGCGCATCTGGCGCGCGGTTATTTTTGGCGGATTGGGGGTCGGACTCGTCATCTACGGCATTTTACAGCTTAACCGCTCCCTGCTTAGACCGTTCCTGCGCCCTGGTTCCGATGTATTTGATCAGCTGACAGGTTTTCGCCGCCGCGAGCGTGGACCGCGGATTGTTGCCATTGGCGGCGGGCATGGGCTTTCCACGCTTCTGCGCGGTTTGAAGGAACACACGGGCAACCTGACGGCCATCGTCACTGTCGCGGACGATGGCGGTTCCTCCGGCCGGTTGCGCGAAAGTTTTGGAATTCTTCCACCCGGCGATATTCGCAATTGCCTTGCCGCGCTTTCGAACGACGAGGACATGCTCACGCAGTTATTCCAATACCGTTTTAGCGGCTCATCCGACCTCGAAGGGCACTCGTTTGGAAACCTGTTCATTACCGCCCTGGCGGATATTACCGGCAGTTTTGAAGATGCGGTGGTCGAATCTGGGCGCGTGCTTTCGGTAAACGGCCGCGTGCTTCCATCCACGTTGAATAATGTGAAATTGATTGCGTCGATGGAACTGCCTCATTCGCTGAATGAAGTGCGCGTGGAGGGGGAGAGCAGGATTCCCGAAATGGCGGGGCGTGTGCGCCGCGTATGGCTTGAGCCGGATAATGCGCCCGCGTTTCCGCCGGCGATCAAAGAGCTTTTGAACGCAGATATCATCGTGGTTGGACCGGGCAGCCTTTACACGAGCATTCTGCCCAATTTGCTGGTGCGTGACCTGCTGGCGGGCATCCATGCCAGCCGCGCCCTCAAGATATACGTCTGTAATATCGCCACACAAGCCGGTGAAACGGATGCGTTCACCTGCTTCGACCATGTCCGCGCATTGGAGGGGCATGTGGGCGAAGATCTGTTCGATATTATTTTATGCAATGATAATTATGAGGGGGATGTCGGTCCTGCATCTGTGTGGGTCCGCGCGGACGAGAGGACGTTATCTGACGAGCGTACGCATTGCGCCGATTTGACGGACGATGGACATCCCTGGCGCCATGACGCTGTCAAACTGGCGCAGGTGATTGTGGATATTTTCTACGAGCGGACTGGTCCGTTGTCGTAG